The nucleotide window GAGGAGATGCTGGGAGGGGTCTGCTACGTCGACAGGTATGCCGGGAACCTTGATGGCGTGCGCAAGCGCATCCCGTACTTCAAGGAGCTGGGTCTTACCTACCTGCACCTGATGCCGCTGTTCCTGGCTCCGGAACCGCATTCCGACGGCGGCTATGCAGTTTCCAGCTACCGTGAGGTCAATCCAGACCTTGGCACAATGGCGGAGCTCCGCGAATTGGCTGCGGAGCTTCGGAGCGAAGGCATCAGCCTCGTGGTCGACTTCATCTTCAACCACACCTCGAACGAGCACATCTGGGCGCGCAAGGCAGCCCAGGGAGATCCCCACTACAGCAACTATTACTGGATCTTCCCCGACCGCACCATGCCGGACGCGTTCGAGGCCCATGCGCGGGAAATCTTCCCTGACGACCACCCCGGATCCTTCGTCCAACTCGAGGACGGACGCTGGGTCTGGGCGACCTTCCACAGCTACCAGTGGGACCTGAACTACTCGAACCCCGAAGTGTTCCGCGCAATGGCTGAGGAGATGCTTTTCCTGGCCAACCAGGGGATAGGCATCCTGCGTATGGACGCCGTCGCGTTCATCTGGAAGGAACTCGGCACCTCATGCGAGAACCTGCCCCAGGCACACCTTCTCCTGCAGGCTTTCAACGCCGTGTGCCGGCTGGCGGCGCCGTCACTGCTCTTCAAGTCCGAGGCAATCGTGCACCCGGATCAGGTAGCCGAGTACATCGCCCCGGGAGAGTGCCAGCTCTCCTACAATCCCCTGCAGATGGCATTGATCTGGAATTCAATGGCCACCCGGGACGTCTCGCTGCTTTCGCAGGCGCTGGAGCGGCGGCACAACCTGCCGGAGGGTACGTCCTGGGTGAATTACGTCCGGAGCCATGATGACATCGGCTGGACTTTTGCCGACGAGGACGCCGCCGAGCTCGGCATCAACGGGTTCG belongs to Arthrobacter tumbae and includes:
- a CDS encoding amylosucrase encodes the protein MDDQNLDSVFTRVRDVVRSDADLDGPSWVDYNRRFDTHFPELYRLFELLYGDRDDWLDQLTRLVLLTARSWVSRTPEQKLIDEEQEREPTWFLSEEMLGGVCYVDRYAGNLDGVRKRIPYFKELGLTYLHLMPLFLAPEPHSDGGYAVSSYREVNPDLGTMAELRELAAELRSEGISLVVDFIFNHTSNEHIWARKAAQGDPHYSNYYWIFPDRTMPDAFEAHAREIFPDDHPGSFVQLEDGRWVWATFHSYQWDLNYSNPEVFRAMAEEMLFLANQGIGILRMDAVAFIWKELGTSCENLPQAHLLLQAFNAVCRLAAPSLLFKSEAIVHPDQVAEYIAPGECQLSYNPLQMALIWNSMATRDVSLLSQALERRHNLPEGTSWVNYVRSHDDIGWTFADEDAAELGINGFEHRRFLNSFYVNRFAGSFAHGVPFQDNPKTGDCRISGTTASLLGMEQEPAAAVERIMLAHSIILSTGGVPLIYLGDEVAQENDYAYAGEAGHEADSRWVHRPRYPAESYARRADSTTPQGTLYSGLKVLLSVRTATPEFAGTHLIDFFTGNRHVLGYQRPGDTTVVLVLANFADDSQTISAETLSGFNPTGVNLVTGKRVGLEVGIQLAPRSFLWLRVALTS